A portion of the Camelus bactrianus isolate YW-2024 breed Bactrian camel chromosome 25, ASM4877302v1, whole genome shotgun sequence genome contains these proteins:
- the PSCA gene encoding LOW QUALITY PROTEIN: prostate stem cell antigen (The sequence of the model RefSeq protein was modified relative to this genomic sequence to represent the inferred CDS: inserted 1 base in 1 codon), with the protein MKTVIFALLAAGLALRPANEVPPHPPLPRHGKGLARPPQAAPPGSARQCCSCQAQISNKDCQQVQNCSQSKTQCQTERTRDIVGLVTVISKGCSAHCVEDSEAYCVGKKNVTCCSADLCNASGXHAPWPAAVTLTLLPALSGLPLWGPTAAASGRAAGPMPCSGAQSPWGTDYTHPDPDSGRAMALCPLQLSFAPSRTPARPLLPGRLVSSDVEQTADGLSDPWALGCSCFHCPIF; encoded by the exons ATGAAGACTGTCATCTTCGCCCTGCTAGCTGCTGGCTTGGCCCTGCGGCCAG CAAATGAGGTTCccccccatcctcccctcccccgccatgGGAAGGGGCTGGCCAGGCCCCCCCAGGCAGCCCCCCCAGGCTCCGCCCGGCAGTGCTGCTCCTGTCAGGCCCAGATCAGCAACAAGGACTGTCAGCAGGTGCAGAACTGCAGCCAATCCAAGACCCAGTGCCAGACCGAGCGCACCCGTGA CATCGTGGGCCTCGTGACCGTCATTAGCAAGGGCTGCAGCGCGCACTGCGTGGAGGACTCAGAGGCCTACTGCGTGGGCAAGAAAAATGTCACATGCTGCTCCGCCGACCTGTGCAATGCTAGTG GCCACGCCCCGTGGCCAGCAGCCGTCACTCTGACGCTGCTCCCTGCTCTGAGTGGGCTGCCACTCTGGGGCCCCACAGCTGCAGCATCTGGGAGGGCCGCAGGCCCCATGCCTTGCAGTGGTGCCCAGAGTCCCTGGGGCACTGATTACACACACCCGGACCCTGACTCAGGTCGGGCTAtggccctctgccctctgcagctctcctttgctccctccaGGACTCCTGCCCGGCCCCTACTGCCCGGGAGGCTGGTCTCTAGTGACGTGGAGCAGACTGCAGATGGCCTGTCAGACCCTTGGGCTCTGGGCTGCAGCTGTTTCCACTGCCCAATATTCTGA